One region of Deltaproteobacteria bacterium genomic DNA includes:
- a CDS encoding molybdopterin-dependent oxidoreductase, producing MAISERPLSAQDGQRLDYQAKLTGRAAYLADMKMPGVLEGVVLRSPVAHAWIRYVDASEALKVPGVVAVYTKDDVVQGTGIEPYYGPVFKDQTIVAVDKVRHVGDPVAAVAAQTREAAEEAANLIVVEYEDLPPVMEVQDSVKADAILVHETVRIPEHGFADLAELKPIENTNVCTHFKLRKGDIEQGFAECAHVFEDTFILPTTQHVALEPHGCIAAFQPDGRVN from the coding sequence ATGGCGATAAGCGAGAGGCCGCTGAGCGCGCAGGACGGACAGCGGCTGGACTACCAGGCGAAGCTCACGGGCCGGGCCGCGTACCTGGCGGACATGAAGATGCCCGGGGTCCTGGAGGGGGTCGTTCTCCGCAGCCCGGTGGCCCACGCGTGGATCCGCTACGTGGACGCGTCCGAGGCCCTCAAGGTGCCGGGGGTGGTGGCGGTCTACACCAAGGACGACGTGGTCCAGGGCACCGGCATCGAGCCCTACTACGGCCCGGTGTTCAAGGACCAGACCATCGTGGCGGTGGACAAGGTCCGGCACGTGGGCGATCCGGTGGCGGCGGTGGCGGCACAGACCCGGGAGGCCGCCGAGGAGGCGGCGAACCTCATCGTGGTGGAGTACGAGGACCTGCCGCCGGTGATGGAGGTGCAGGACTCGGTCAAGGCGGACGCCATCCTGGTGCACGAGACCGTGCGCATTCCGGAGCACGGCTTCGCCGACCTGGCGGAGCTGAAGCCCATCGAGAACACCAACGTCTGCACCCATTTCAAGCTGCGCAAGGGAGATATCGAGCAGGGGTTCGCCGAATGCGCCCACGTTTTCGAGGACACCTTCATCCTGCCCACCACCCAGCACGTGGCGCTGGAGCCCCACGGCTGCATCGCGGCGTTCCAGCCCGACGGGCGCGTGAAC
- a CDS encoding (2Fe-2S)-binding protein, whose protein sequence is MKKAITMEVNGASCQVEVDPWRTLLDVVREELDLTGAKLGCDIQVCGACTLLVDGKPVSACSVLAVDADGRKVTTVEGLADSDRLHPLQEAFMKYGALQCGYCTSGFLLTAKAMLDENPRPDDEQIKSYMGGSFCRCGCYQEIMQAIRSVAQA, encoded by the coding sequence ATGAAGAAGGCCATCACCATGGAGGTCAACGGCGCGTCGTGCCAAGTGGAAGTGGACCCGTGGCGCACGCTGCTGGACGTGGTGCGGGAGGAGCTGGACCTCACCGGCGCCAAGCTGGGGTGCGACATCCAGGTGTGCGGCGCGTGCACGCTCCTGGTCGACGGCAAGCCCGTGAGCGCGTGCTCGGTGCTGGCGGTGGACGCGGACGGGCGCAAGGTCACCACGGTGGAGGGGTTGGCCGACAGTGACCGGCTGCACCCGTTGCAGGAGGCGTTCATGAAGTACGGGGCGCTTCAGTGCGGCTATTGCACTTCGGGCTTCCTGCTCACCGCCAAGGCCATGCTGGACGAGAATCCCCGCCCCGACGACGAGCAGATCAAGAGCTACATGGGTGGCAGCTTCTGCCGCTGCGGCTGCTACCAAGAGATCATGCAGGCCATCCGCAGCGTGGCCCAGGCATAG
- a CDS encoding xanthine dehydrogenase family protein subunit M — protein sequence MKHFEYLEPATVDEACGLLKQYAGNARVFAGGSSLTILLKQGFLQPDALINIKKIDALRRIEESGGDLIIGALVTHHDIETSSLLAQRLPVLCELEHDVANIRVRNMATVGGNIASGEPLTDLPCVFITLDATVRIANTSGGRTLPLEEVFLDYYETQLQEDEVLTHVVIPPLPAHSAIDYVRFSSSSVVDKPCIGVAVRMSVNPDDGACGDVRIGLGCVAPTPMRARNAEAALEGKPLTDENLQAAARAAADESDPMDDLRGSERYKREMVAALVRRLASRVYEKARGNG from the coding sequence ATGAAACACTTTGAATACCTGGAACCCGCCACCGTGGATGAAGCCTGCGGGCTGCTCAAGCAATACGCCGGCAACGCGCGCGTGTTCGCCGGCGGCAGCTCCCTCACCATCCTGCTCAAACAGGGTTTCCTGCAGCCCGACGCGCTGATCAACATCAAGAAGATCGACGCGCTGCGGCGCATCGAGGAGTCGGGCGGCGACCTGATCATCGGCGCGCTGGTGACACACCACGACATCGAGACGTCGAGCCTCCTGGCCCAGCGCCTGCCGGTGCTGTGCGAGCTGGAGCACGACGTGGCCAATATCCGCGTGCGCAACATGGCCACGGTGGGGGGCAACATCGCCTCGGGCGAGCCGTTGACCGACCTGCCGTGCGTGTTCATCACCCTGGACGCCACCGTGCGCATCGCCAACACCTCGGGCGGACGCACGCTGCCGCTGGAAGAAGTCTTCCTGGACTACTACGAGACCCAGTTGCAGGAGGACGAGGTGCTCACGCACGTGGTGATCCCGCCGCTCCCGGCCCACAGCGCCATCGACTACGTGCGTTTCTCCAGCAGCTCGGTGGTGGACAAGCCGTGCATCGGCGTGGCCGTGCGCATGTCGGTGAACCCGGACGACGGCGCCTGCGGCGACGTGCGCATCGGCCTGGGCTGCGTCGCGCCCACGCCCATGCGTGCGCGCAACGCCGAGGCGGCGCTGGAAGGGAAGCCGCTGACGGACGAGAACCTCCAGGCGGCGGCCCGGGCCGCCGCCGATGAAAGCGACCCAATGGACGACCTGCGCGGTTCCGAGCGCTACAAGCGCGAGATGGTGGCGGCGCTGGTGCGCCGGCTGGCGTCCAGGGTGTACGAGAAGGCGAGAGGCAACGGTTGA
- a CDS encoding extracellular solute-binding protein — translation MLDIKRNQRWAVALCAALCSLFLAAGAYAADAPKNLQELVEAAKKETTLRAMWSSSSLSGGKGFAEVIAAMNKMYGTNIKPKFTPGPSMTRMIGNLTREMKAGQPASTDVVWGNSGGVLQASKVGLTRSLPWKAYLGRPMLDPEPGFDPLGPNGNALASASTLVGIMFNSDVVKGDDIPKSMHDVLDPKWKGKIASTPYAAGVREFAMDDLLGKEVMVDYTKKLAKQIGGLIRCGAVDKLTSGEFAMLVFSCGDQYVNRYKSEGVPLGYAVVKEAVVSHTRYGSVPVHAQAPAAAALFVAYLHTPEGQKWMWERNGLDFHLYPESQQRKTLDVAKAQGAKVVVNSPQWLGSQTTYRATRKELEKILAEGKTN, via the coding sequence ATGCTCGATATCAAACGCAACCAAAGGTGGGCCGTCGCCCTGTGCGCGGCTTTATGCTCCCTGTTCCTGGCCGCCGGGGCCTATGCGGCCGACGCTCCCAAGAACCTGCAGGAGCTGGTGGAGGCCGCCAAGAAAGAGACGACGCTTCGCGCCATGTGGTCGTCGTCCAGCCTGAGCGGCGGCAAGGGCTTCGCTGAGGTCATCGCCGCCATGAACAAGATGTACGGCACCAATATCAAGCCGAAGTTCACCCCGGGCCCGTCCATGACGCGCATGATCGGCAATCTGACCCGTGAGATGAAGGCCGGGCAGCCCGCCAGCACGGACGTCGTTTGGGGCAACTCCGGAGGCGTGCTGCAGGCCAGCAAGGTGGGGCTGACGCGCTCGCTGCCCTGGAAAGCGTATCTCGGTCGGCCGATGCTGGATCCCGAGCCCGGATTCGATCCCTTGGGCCCCAACGGCAACGCGCTGGCCTCCGCTTCGACGCTCGTGGGCATCATGTTCAACTCCGACGTGGTGAAGGGCGACGACATCCCCAAGAGCATGCACGACGTCCTCGACCCCAAGTGGAAGGGCAAGATCGCTTCCACTCCTTATGCCGCGGGCGTGCGTGAGTTCGCCATGGACGACCTCCTGGGCAAGGAAGTCATGGTGGACTACACGAAGAAGCTCGCCAAGCAGATCGGCGGGCTGATCCGGTGCGGCGCGGTTGACAAGCTCACCAGCGGCGAGTTCGCCATGCTGGTGTTCAGTTGCGGCGACCAGTACGTCAACCGGTACAAGAGTGAAGGAGTCCCGCTGGGTTACGCCGTGGTGAAGGAGGCGGTGGTCTCCCACACCCGCTACGGCTCCGTGCCGGTGCATGCGCAGGCCCCCGCCGCTGCCGCCCTCTTCGTGGCGTATCTGCACACGCCGGAAGGCCAGAAGTGGATGTGGGAAAGGAACGGCCTGGACTTTCACCTCTATCCGGAGTCCCAGCAGCGCAAGACGCTCGATGTGGCCAAGGCCCAGGGCGCCAAGGTGGTCGTCAACTCACCGCAATGGCTGGGGAGCCAGACCACGTATCGCGCTACCCGCAAGGAACTCGAGAAGATCCTGGCGGAAGGCAAGACCAACTAG
- a CDS encoding UbiD family decarboxylase produces the protein MRDWLRTGRPALHQDLREFLDVLEREGQLLEVNREVDTRFEVAAGIRKSSDVGGPALLFNNVKDHPDWRVLGALYATRRLVALGLGVTEDKLLERYLTLEEARIPSEMVSTGPVKEVRWTGDDIDLDKLPICVHSEKDCGAYVTIGVQIGKDPETRIPNVSIHRMLRLAKDKLSLWAPADHHLGRMILKAEDRGEGLEVATAIGVDPAIIIGSQARVPYGVDEFAVAGGLRGAPVQLTKCDTIDVDVPAHAEVVIEGVTIPGERVSDGPYGEYPGTYSESKQAPVIQVTAVTMRRNPIYETCLTGMPVTENHTLIECANAALVYRTVASITPEIKDFSVSAGGTFRHHAVVSMRKRHDAEARNVILALLATGAGFKRVVVVDEDINVHDPVDVEWAVNTRVQPDKDVIIVPNLAMSTLDPSAPAPRTTAVWGIDATMPLHDNEYYRKVVVPGVDKVDYI, from the coding sequence ATGAGGGACTGGCTTCGAACCGGGAGACCTGCTTTGCATCAAGACCTGCGAGAATTCCTAGACGTGCTGGAACGAGAGGGCCAGTTGCTGGAAGTGAACCGGGAGGTGGACACGCGTTTCGAGGTCGCCGCCGGCATCCGCAAGAGCTCCGACGTGGGCGGCCCCGCGCTGTTGTTCAACAACGTCAAGGACCATCCCGACTGGCGCGTGCTCGGAGCGCTGTACGCCACCCGGCGGCTGGTGGCGCTGGGCCTGGGGGTCACCGAGGACAAGCTGCTGGAGCGCTACCTGACGCTGGAGGAGGCGCGCATTCCCTCCGAGATGGTGTCCACCGGTCCGGTCAAGGAAGTGCGCTGGACCGGCGACGACATCGACCTCGACAAGCTGCCCATCTGCGTCCACTCGGAGAAGGACTGCGGCGCGTACGTCACCATCGGCGTCCAGATCGGCAAGGATCCCGAGACGCGCATTCCCAACGTATCCATCCACCGGATGCTGCGGCTGGCCAAGGACAAGCTGTCCCTGTGGGCGCCGGCAGACCATCACCTGGGGCGCATGATCCTCAAGGCCGAGGACCGGGGCGAGGGGCTGGAGGTGGCCACGGCCATCGGCGTGGACCCGGCCATCATCATCGGCTCCCAGGCGCGCGTGCCTTACGGCGTGGACGAGTTCGCGGTTGCGGGCGGCCTGCGCGGCGCGCCCGTGCAGTTGACCAAGTGCGACACCATCGACGTGGACGTGCCCGCCCACGCCGAAGTGGTGATCGAGGGGGTGACCATCCCCGGAGAGCGGGTGTCGGACGGCCCCTACGGCGAGTACCCGGGCACCTACAGCGAGAGCAAGCAGGCGCCGGTGATACAGGTCACCGCCGTTACCATGCGGCGCAACCCCATCTACGAGACCTGCCTCACGGGCATGCCGGTGACCGAGAACCACACCCTCATCGAATGCGCCAACGCGGCGCTCGTGTATCGCACGGTGGCGTCCATCACGCCGGAGATCAAGGACTTCAGCGTCAGCGCCGGCGGCACCTTCCGGCACCACGCCGTGGTGTCCATGCGCAAGCGCCACGACGCGGAGGCGCGCAATGTCATCCTGGCGCTGCTGGCCACGGGCGCGGGCTTCAAGCGCGTGGTCGTCGTGGACGAGGACATCAACGTGCACGATCCGGTGGACGTGGAATGGGCCGTCAACACGCGCGTCCAGCCGGACAAGGACGTCATCATCGTGCCGAACCTGGCCATGTCCACCCTCGACCCTTCGGCTCCGGCGCCGCGCACGACCGCGGTCTGGGGCATCGACGCCACCATGCCGCTGCACGACAACGAGTACTACCGCAAGGTCGTGGTGCCCGGCGTCGACAAGGTCGACTACATCTGA
- a CDS encoding ABC transporter ATP-binding protein: MITIRALRKEFIVTDGKVAALKKLDLDVEEGEFFVIVGASGSGKTTLLRCVAGLETPNSGEIQIADRTVFGDDPPVWVPPQDRNFGMVFQSYAVWPHLTVFDNVALPLREGAQKIPRQQINGRVRNALHMVQLDEQIDRPSTLLSGGQQQRVALARAIAVNPRVLLMDEPLSNLDARLREDVRGRIRDLAKQLGATVLYVTHDQIEAMAMADKIALMSLGELLQYGSPTELYRSPNCTEVAEFFGSVNWLPGRSVEANLVETRIGRFRASGDTEPGTEVFVGFRPECIQYAEPADESAENTFEARLTSSIFLGDQFVYDATVGDIPLTGKSRAVPTTHGGMLSLRVMPDDVMVFAADEKNTTFVNSVGKQS, from the coding sequence ATGATCACGATCCGGGCACTACGCAAGGAGTTCATCGTCACCGACGGCAAGGTCGCGGCGCTCAAGAAGCTCGACCTCGACGTCGAGGAGGGGGAGTTCTTCGTCATCGTCGGCGCCAGCGGCTCGGGCAAGACCACGCTGCTGCGCTGCGTGGCGGGACTCGAGACCCCCAACAGCGGCGAGATCCAGATCGCCGACCGCACCGTGTTCGGCGACGATCCGCCGGTGTGGGTGCCGCCCCAAGACCGAAACTTCGGGATGGTGTTCCAGTCCTACGCCGTGTGGCCGCACCTGACGGTGTTCGACAACGTCGCCCTGCCCTTGCGCGAGGGCGCCCAGAAGATCCCGCGCCAGCAGATCAACGGCCGGGTGCGGAACGCGCTCCACATGGTGCAGCTCGACGAGCAGATCGACCGTCCGTCCACGCTGCTGAGCGGCGGCCAGCAGCAACGGGTGGCGCTGGCCCGTGCCATCGCCGTGAACCCCAGGGTGCTGCTCATGGACGAGCCCCTGAGCAACCTCGACGCGCGCCTGCGCGAGGACGTGCGCGGGCGCATCCGCGACTTGGCCAAACAACTCGGCGCCACCGTGCTCTACGTCACCCACGACCAGATCGAGGCCATGGCCATGGCCGACAAGATCGCCCTCATGAGCCTGGGCGAGCTGCTGCAGTACGGCAGTCCCACGGAGCTCTACCGCAGCCCCAACTGCACCGAGGTGGCCGAGTTCTTCGGTTCGGTGAACTGGCTTCCGGGCCGCAGTGTGGAGGCCAACCTGGTGGAGACCCGGATCGGGCGCTTCCGTGCGTCCGGCGACACCGAACCAGGTACGGAGGTGTTCGTGGGATTCCGGCCCGAGTGCATCCAGTACGCCGAGCCGGCGGACGAGTCGGCGGAAAACACCTTCGAGGCGCGCCTGACCTCCAGCATCTTTCTGGGCGATCAGTTCGTCTACGACGCGACCGTTGGCGACATTCCACTCACCGGCAAGAGCCGCGCGGTGCCCACGACCCACGGCGGCATGCTCTCGCTCCGCGTGATGCCCGACGATGTCATGGTATTCGCGGCGGACGAGAAAAACACGACCTTCGTGAACTCGGTGGGCAAGCAGAGCTAG
- a CDS encoding iron ABC transporter permease produces the protein MEQVAGWPRLRALRPRVSPVLTGLASIPLLVIFVLVAVLVWISFQTGILGSFEADYSLDNYAELLGDPFVARVTFNTLIFTVVTTLVALIIGLPIAWLTERTTMPGKGLVYATMTLGLLIPGIYTAMGWTFMAHQRMGFMNRWLVNIFGLEQGPFNIATPAGMGFVQGLSLAALAFILTAQMFRAMNPSLEEAAKIHGMSLFATLRRVTLPLAFPAILAAVIYIATIAIATFDIPAIIGLGNRVYMLSTFVYLKTNPGDDEFPEHGVTAALGVLMIGLAVLLTWWYSSVLRQGHRYEVVTGKGYRPTLVDIGRWGWVGWAFIGLYVVASKLLPLLLIAYVALTPYVAPPSWEMLSRMSLTAFERVDWDLVYRGLTNTVLLVALVPTITLVVAFAMSWLIVRSGSRYRYVLEFGAFLPHALPEVILAIAALLLSLFVLKGFLPLYGTVWLIAIVYVVSRLAFATRALNSSLLQIHKELEEAAYTSGLSPVRTSWRILVPLLRPTIMSVWIWSAILVYRELTVAAFLISHDNITLPAVIWSYWNSSATSLAAAVTLLMTVVLTPLILIFWWFGRRSLMPES, from the coding sequence ATGGAACAAGTCGCAGGCTGGCCCCGGCTTCGCGCCCTCCGGCCAAGGGTATCACCCGTCCTCACGGGGCTCGCCAGCATCCCGTTGCTGGTGATCTTCGTGTTGGTGGCCGTGCTGGTGTGGATCAGCTTCCAGACCGGCATCCTGGGCAGCTTCGAGGCCGACTACAGCCTTGACAACTACGCCGAACTGCTGGGCGACCCTTTCGTCGCCCGGGTCACTTTCAACACCCTCATTTTCACCGTCGTCACCACGCTGGTGGCGCTGATCATCGGGCTACCCATCGCCTGGCTCACCGAACGCACCACCATGCCCGGCAAGGGTCTGGTGTACGCCACCATGACCCTCGGGCTGCTGATTCCCGGCATCTACACGGCCATGGGGTGGACCTTCATGGCGCACCAGCGCATGGGCTTCATGAACCGCTGGCTGGTAAACATTTTCGGCCTCGAGCAGGGACCCTTCAACATCGCCACGCCGGCGGGCATGGGCTTCGTGCAGGGACTCAGTCTCGCGGCGCTGGCGTTCATCCTGACGGCGCAAATGTTCCGCGCCATGAACCCGTCGCTGGAGGAGGCCGCCAAGATCCACGGCATGAGCCTCTTCGCCACCCTACGCCGGGTGACCCTGCCGCTGGCCTTCCCCGCCATCCTGGCCGCGGTCATCTACATCGCCACCATCGCCATCGCCACCTTCGACATCCCGGCCATCATCGGCCTCGGCAACCGCGTGTACATGCTCAGCACCTTCGTCTACCTCAAGACGAACCCTGGCGACGACGAGTTCCCGGAACACGGGGTCACCGCGGCGCTGGGCGTCCTGATGATCGGCCTCGCGGTGCTGCTGACCTGGTGGTACAGCTCGGTGCTGCGCCAGGGGCACCGCTACGAAGTCGTGACCGGCAAGGGCTATCGCCCCACTCTCGTGGACATCGGCCGCTGGGGCTGGGTGGGCTGGGCCTTTATCGGCCTCTATGTCGTCGCGTCCAAGCTGCTGCCGCTGCTGCTCATCGCCTACGTCGCGCTGACCCCGTACGTGGCGCCGCCCTCCTGGGAAATGCTCAGCCGCATGTCCCTCACGGCCTTCGAGCGGGTCGACTGGGATCTGGTATACCGGGGCCTCACCAACACCGTGCTGCTGGTGGCGCTGGTGCCAACCATAACCCTGGTGGTCGCGTTCGCCATGTCATGGCTCATCGTGCGTTCCGGCAGCCGATACCGCTACGTGCTGGAGTTCGGCGCTTTCCTGCCCCACGCCCTGCCGGAGGTGATCCTGGCCATCGCCGCGCTGCTGCTGTCGCTGTTCGTGCTCAAGGGCTTCCTGCCGCTCTACGGCACGGTGTGGCTTATCGCCATCGTCTACGTGGTGTCGCGGCTGGCCTTCGCCACCCGCGCCCTGAACAGCTCGCTGCTCCAGATACACAAGGAACTGGAGGAAGCGGCATACACCTCGGGCCTGTCCCCGGTGCGGACTTCCTGGCGCATCCTCGTGCCGCTGCTGCGTCCCACCATCATGTCGGTGTGGATCTGGTCCGCCATCCTGGTGTACCGGGAACTCACCGTGGCGGCG